A window of the Microplitis mediator isolate UGA2020A chromosome 5, iyMicMedi2.1, whole genome shotgun sequence genome harbors these coding sequences:
- the LOC130668765 gene encoding neprilysin-2-like — protein sequence MDQSSGNTINCTTRECVMDNLKLEFKLMSNINMSVDPCDNFYEFACGNFDNFPANYAQFFGDYFGYSPSTMYPGSKADKLDDLIEIISKLGECPVIKGSKWNGTNFDWISFNNKAGNLGAHKRLFLHLYPQLHRKGKQYVEFEFSHENIKNLQNNITINAYYKYLVDVAELLGANETQAKIELMESLEFELKLINISNNKDVVSKNEDNASKMSLKQIREKWPGLGRLRNLFFSINRPDYNNLATFGVTIGHEMGHSIHVSYDAVDEFGRKGNGWSALAEEKFKETKKCLMEQFSNYSAETTGEKLNGSMYLEENIADNVGIQVAYSVYQDRVKNYGPEATFSNLPYNSNQSFWLSYAGQWCTSKSSVSQIDLSDVHAPVDKRVIGVLSNSPEFSKDFNCPLGSNMNPAKKCSVFS from the exons ATGGATCAGTCATCTGGAAATACAATAAATTGTACTACTCGAGAATGTGTAATggataatttgaaattag aattcaaATTGATGTCTAATATCAATATGAGTGTCGATccttgtgataatttttatgaattcgCTTGCGGTAATTTTGACAACTTTCCCGCTAATTATGCACAATTTTTTGGCGATTACTTTGGTTATTCACCAAGCACCATGT ATCCTGGTAGCAAAGCAGACAAACTAGatgatttaatagaaataatatcgaaattagGCGAGTGTCCCGTTATCAAAGGCTCTAAATGGAACGGCACTAATTTCGATTGGATAAGTTTTAATAACAAAGCAGGCAATCTCGGCGCCCATAAAAGATTATTTCTTCATTTATATCCTCAACTACATCGCAAAGGTAAGCAATATGTT GAGTTTGAATTTTCacatgaaaatatcaaaaatctCCAGAATAATATCACAATTAATGCTTACTATAAGTATTTGGTCGATGTTGCTGAACTTCTTGGTGCAAATGAAACACAAGCAAAAATAGAACTCATGGAATCATTGGAATTTGAACTAAAACTTATCAATATAAGCAATAACAAAGATGTAGTGTCAAAAAATGAAGATAACGCCAGCAAAATGTCGCTTAAGCAAATAAGAGAAAAGTGGCCAG GTCTCGGAAGATTGAGAAATTTGTTCTTCAGTATTAACCGTCCAGATTACAATAATTTGGCCACGTTTGGAGTCACTATTGGGCATGAAATGGGACATAGCATTCATGTTTCTTACGATGCTGTTGATGAGTTCGGAAGAAAAGGCAACGGATGGAGTGCATTGGCAGAAGAGAAGTTCAAGGAAACAAAAAAGTGCTTAATGGAACAATTCTCGAATTATTCTGCTGAAACTACTGGAGAAAAA CTAAACGGTTCAATGTATTTGGAAGAAAATATTGCTGATAATGTTGGTATACAAGTTGCTTATTCGGTCTACCAAGATCGGGTCAAAAACTATGGACCCGAAGCAACTTTTTCTAACTTGCCTTATAATTCGAATCAGTCGTTTTGGCTGTCCTATGCAGGTCAATGGTGCACATCAAAGTCCTCAGTGTCCCAAATAGATTTAAGCGATGTGCATGCTCCAGTCGATAAACGTGTCATTGGAGTACTTTCAAACAGTccagaattttcaaaagattTCAATTGTCCCTTAGGCTCTAACATGAATCCTGCGAAGAAATGTAGcgtattttcatga
- the LOC130668746 gene encoding neprilysin-2-like: MTTAGTLNNTMERSFGNLLNCTTQECIMDNLAFELNLISNMNMSVDPCDNFYEFACGNMDNFPDDYAQFVRQYFDVPPSTMYDKIYDSIQKSEPMDSPKQFYFLKDFMYSCQQVNLNNNDTYLGIKADKLDDLTEIISKLGEWPVIKGSKWNGTNFDWMSFNNKAENLGATESIFLDIYFDLQHGSKEYSLYPQEFEFSYEDIKNLQNYTTIDAYYYYMVNVAKLLGANETQAKIELMESFQFEFKLINISNNNDVALDNIENASKMSLKEIKEKWPGIKWDELISETTESQEKFNYPNETMISIEIHHYITELEKLMKETPKRVQANYAVWKTIQSMIPMVESVTLSKLYVAYSKIRDPSAVFDDIDCFDNLKMQLPELMYFYYVHHFAIDKRAKTHADQLTFDIKNKFLDILSSTYKSDTKTKDKLTAEINSLRLIIGYLDEVFNDKILDGYYQGLEITPDSYLKNYLNVNSLNQKKLTELVEKPMNLLNWMTILKLSNPFEIGGVNVPVLNTIVIGIEKLRNLYFSINRPDLINLATLGVTIGHELGHTIHVSYDGIDEFGIKDNGWSVLADEQFQQTEKCLIERFSNYSIETTGEKLNGSLYLKENIADNIGIQVAYSVHQDWVKKYGPEATFSKLPYNSNQLFWLSYATRWCAPKPFLFPINWSDTHAPVDKRVIGPLSNSPEFSKDFNCPLGSNMNPVEKCSVF, encoded by the exons ATGACAACAGCCGGAACTTTGAATAATACAATGGAACGATCATTTGgaaatttgttaaattgtACGACTCAAGAATGTATAATGGATAATTTGGCATTCG aattaaatttgatatctAATATGAATATGAGCGTCGATCCCTgcgataatttttatgaattcgCTTGCGGAAATATGGATAACTTTCCAGATGATTATGCACAATTTGTTCGCCAATACTTTGATGTCCCACCGAGCACcatgtatgataaaatttacgatTCAATACAAAAAAGCGAACCAATGGATTCACCGaagcaattttatttcctgaaAGACTTTATGTATTCTTGTCAACAAGTGAACTTAAATAACAACGATACgt ATCTTGGTATCAAAGCAGACAAACTTGACGATTTAACAGaaataatatcgaaattagGTGAGTGGCCCGTTATCAAAGGCTCTAAATGGAACGGCACTAATTTCGATTGGATGAGTTTTAACAACAAAGCAGAAAATCTTGGAGCCACTGAATCCATATTccttgatatatattttgatctACAACACGGAAGTAAGGAATATTCT TTGTATCCacaagaatttgaattttcgtatgaaGATATAAAGAATCTTCAGAATTATACCACAATCGATgcttactattattatatgGTCAATGTTGCTAAACTTCTTGGTGCGAATGAAACACAAGCAAAAATAGAACTCATGGAATCATttcaatttgaattcaaacttATCAATATAAGCAATAACAATGATGTAGCATTAGATAATATAGAAAATGCCAGCAAAATGTCgctgaaagaaataaaagaaaagtggCCAGGAATCAAATGGGATGAATTGATCTCTGAGACAACTGAatcgcaagaaaaatttaactacCCAAATGAAACGATGATTTCCATAGAAATTCATCATTATATAACAGAActggaaaaattaatgaaagaaaCTCCAAAAAGAGTCCAAGCCAATTACGCTGTATGGAAGACAATTCAATCTATGATTCCAATGGTTGAATCCGTTACTCTATCAAAACTTTACGTAGCTTATTCTAAAATAAGGGACCCATCTGCAGTCTTTGACGATATCGACTGCTTCGATAATCTTAAAATGCAGTTACCAGAACTTATGTACTTCTACTATGTACATCACTTCGCAATCGACAAACGTGCAAAAACTCATGCAGATCAATTAACTTTCgacataaaaaacaaatttttagatattttgagTAGCACGTATAAATCGGATACTAAAACTAAAGATAAACTAACTGCggaaataaattctttaagGCTTATCATCGGATATCTCGACGAAGtctttaatgataaaatattggACGGATATTATCAAGGCCTTGAAATAACTCCTGACAGTTATTTAAAGAATTACTTGAACGTGAATTCGTTGAATCAAAAAAAACTCACAGAATTAGTGGAGAAGCCAATGAATTTGCTTAATTGGATGACCATTCTCAAACTATCTAACCCCTTTGAAATCGGTGGTGTAAACGTGCCTGTATTGAATACTATTG ttataggTATTGAAAAATTGAGGAATTTGTACTTCAGTATTAATCGTCCAGATCTCATTAATTTGGCCACGCTTGGAGTCACCATTGGGCATGAATTAGGGCATACCATACACGTTTCTTACGATGGTATTGATGAGTTCGGAATTAAAGACAACGGATGGAGTGTATTGGCAGATGAACAATTTCAGCAAACAGAAAAGTGCTTAATTGAACGATTCTCAAATTATTCTATCGAAACAACTGGAGAAAAA CTAAACGGTTCATTGTACTTGAAAGAAAATATTGCCGACAATATTGGTATACAAGTTGCTTATTCGGTCCACCAAGATTGGGTCAAAAAGTATGGACCCGAAGCAACTTTTTCTAAATTGCCTTATAATTCAAATCAGTTGTTTTGGCTATCATATGCAACTCGATGGTGCGCACCAAAGCCATTTTTGTTCCCAATCAATTGGTCCGATACGCATGCTCCGGTCGATAAACGTGTTATTGGACCGCTTTCAAACAGCccagaattttcaaaagattTCAATTGTCCATTAGGTTCTAACATGAATCCAGTTGAAAAATGTAGcgtattttga
- the LOC130668747 gene encoding endothelin-converting enzyme 1-like codes for MKTKGKLTAAIKSLKFVVGYLDEVFNDKTLDGYNEGLGITPDNYINLATFGVTIGHEMGHTIHFSYDAVDEFGINDNAWSVLAGEQFEQTENCSIEQYSNYSTKTTGEKLDGSFFLKENIADNIGIQVAYSVYQDWVKKYGPEATFSNLPYNSNQFFWLSYATQFCRSKSLLSSIDWTNKHAPLDKRVIGTLSNSPEFSKDFNCSLGSNMNPVKKCSVF; via the exons ATGAAAACTAAAGGTAAACTTACTGCGGCAATCAAGTCTTTGAAGTTTGTCGTTGGTTATCTTGACGAAGTCTTCAATGATAAAACATTGGATGGATATAATGAAGGCCTTGGAATAACTCCTgaca ATTACATTAATTTAGCCACGTTTGGAGTCACCATTGGGCATGAAATGGGGCATACCATTCATTTTTCTTACGATGCTGTCGATGAGTTTGGAATAAATGATAACGCATGGAGCGTATTGGCAGGTGAACAATTCGAGCAAACGGAAAATTGTTCAATAGAACAATACTCGAATTATTCTACCAAAACAACTGGAGaaaaa CTAGACGGTTCATTctttttgaaagaaaatattGCCGACAACATCGGTATACAAGTTGCTTATTCGGTCTACCAAGATTGGGTCAAAAAGTATGGACCCGAAGCCACTTTTTCTAACTTGCCTTATAATTCGAATCAGTTCTTTTGGCTATCATATGCAACTCAATTTTGCAGATCAAAGTCATTATTGTCTTCAATTGATTGGACCAATAAGCATGCTCCACTCGATAAACGTGTTATTGGAACGCTCTCAAACAGCccagaattttcaaaagattTCAATTGTTCCTTAGGCTCTAACATGAATCCAGTTAAAAAATGTAGcgtattttga
- the LOC130668136 gene encoding neprilysin-2-like: protein MFFLHTIKKKFLAGSLAICISMTTAKTLNNSMDQSPGNKLNCMTRECVMDNLEFEFNLMSNMNMSVDPCDNFYEFACGNFDNFPADYAEFVQHDFDYPPSTMYNKIFDSIKKFEPRDLPKQFHFLRDFMISCEKVNSKINDSYSGIKADKLDDLTEIISELGEWPVIKGSKWNSSNFDWISFNNKARNLGAAKYLFLYLYIKLHNGSKKYFLYPQEFEFSYENIKNLQNNITINAYYKYMVDVAKLLGANETQAKIELMESFQFELKLINISNNNDIALNYVDDARKMSLKEIKEKWPGIKWDELITMTIESQEKFFNPNETLIFIEIHHYINELEKLMKETPKRVQANYAVWKRIQSFIPMVESVTLSKLHIAYSKIRNPSAVFGNIDCFDNLKILLPELMYFYYVHHFSIDKRAKTHADQWTFDIKNKFLDILSNTYASDVRTKNKLTAEINSLRFIIGYLDEVFDDKILDAYYQGLKITPDSYLKNRLNVNSFNRKKVSEVLKKPLNLINWMNIFKLLDPFEVDGSNLDLFNIIVIGIERLRNLSFSINRPDYINLGTLGVTIGHEMGHTIYASYDVADEFGMKDNGWSVLADEQFEQTEDCLIEQFSNYFTEATGEELDGSIYLKENIADNIGIQVAYSVYQDWVKKYGPDAPFSNLPYNSNQLFWLSYATRWCRPKSFLQQIDLTDEHPPEDKRVIGVLSNSPDFSKDFNCPLGSTMNPDNKCSILIKIFNYFY from the exons ATGTTTTTCCTTCATACTATAAA gaaaaaatttttggctgGCTCGCTCGCAATATGTATTTCAATGACAACAGCCAAaactttgaataattcaatGGACCAGTCACCTGGAAATAAGTTAAATTGTATGACTCGAGAATGTGTTATGGATAATTTGGAATTCG aattcaaTTTGATGTCTAATATGAATATGAGCGTCGATCCCTgcgataatttttatgaattcgcttgtggaaattttgataactttCCAGCTGATTATGCAGAATTTGTTCAACATGACTTTGATTACCCACCGAGCACcatgtataataaaattttcgattcaataaaaaaatttgaaccaaGGGATTTACCAAAGCAATTTCATTTCCTGAGAGACTTCATGATTTCTTGTGAAAAAGTGAATTCTAAAATCAACGATAGCT ATTCTGGTATCAAAGCAGACAAACTAGATGATTTAACAGAAATAATATCTGAATTAGGCGAGTGGCCCGTTATCAAAGGCTCTAAATGGAACAGCTCTAATTTTGATTGGATAAGTTTCAATAACAAAGCAAGAAATCTTGGCGCCGCTAAATacttatttctttatttatatattaaactaCATAACGgaagtaagaaatatttt TTGTATCCacaagaatttgaattttcgtatgaaaatataaagaatCTCCAGAATAATATCACAATCAATGCTTATTATAAGTATATGGTCGATGTTGCTAAACTTCTTGGTGCGAATGAAACACAAGCAAAAATAGAACTCATGGAATCATTTCAATTTGAACTCAAACTTATCAATATAAGCAATAACAACGATATAGCATTAAATTATGTAGATGACGCCCGCAAAATGTCGCTGAaggaaataaaagaaaagtggCCAGGAATCAAATGGGATGAATTGATCACTATGACAATTGAatcgcaagaaaaatttttcaacccaAATGAAACGCTGATTTTCATTGAAATTCATCATTACATAAATGAActggaaaaattaatgaaagaaaCTCCTAAAAGAGTCCAAGCCAATTACGCTGTATGGAAGAGAATTCAATCTTTTATTCCAATGGTCGAATCTGTTACTCTATCTAAGCTTCACATAGCTTATTCTAAAATAAGAAACCCATCAGCTGTCTTTGGCAATATTGATTGCTTCGACAATCTTAAAATTCTGTTACCAGAACTCATGTATTTTTACTATGTACATCACTTCTCAATCGACAAACGGGCCAAAACTCATGCAGATCAATGGACTTTCgacataaaaaacaaatttttagatattttgagTAACACGTATGCGTCGGATGTTAGaaccaaaaataaactaaCCGCAGAGATTAATTCTTTAAGGTTTATCATTGGATATCTCGACGAAGTCtttgatgataaaatattagATGCATATTATCAAGGCCTTAAAATAACTCCTGACAGTTATTTAAAGAATCGCTTGAACGTAAATTCATTCAATCGCAAAAAAGTTTCAGAAGTGTTGAAGAAGCCactaaatttgattaattggatgaatattttcaaactaTTAGACCCGTTTGAAGTCGACGGTTCCAACTtggatttatttaatattattg ttataggTATTGAAAGATTGAGAAATTTGTCCTTCAGTATCAATCGTCCAGATTACATTAATTTAGGGACGCTTGGAGTAACTATTGGACACGAAATGGGGCATACTATTTATGCTTCTTACGATGTTGCTGATGAGTTCGGAATGAAAGACAACGGATGGAGTGTATTGGCAGATGAACAATTCGAGCAAACAGAAGATTGTTTAATAGAACAATTCTCGAATTATTTTACTGAAGCAACTGGAGAAGAA CTAGACGGTTCAATCTATTTGAAAGAAAATATTGCCGACAATATTGGTATACAAGTTGCTTATTCGGTCTACCAAGACTGGGTCAAAAAGTATGGACCCGATGCACCTTTTTCTAACTTGCCTTATAATTCAAATCAGTTGTTTTGGCTATCATATGCAACTCGATGGTGCAGACCAAAGTCATTTTTGCAGCAAATAGATTTGACCGATGAGCATCCTCCAGAAGATAAACGTGTCATTGGAGTACTTTCAAACAGCCCAGATTTTTCAAAAGATTTCAATTGTCCCCTAGGCTCTACCATGAATCCTGATAATAAATgtagtattttaataaaaatattcaattatttttattaa
- the LOC130668135 gene encoding neprilysin-2-like produces MISAGTLNNTMDQSSGNKLNCTTRGCVMDNLEFEFNLMSNINMSVDPCDNFYEFACGNFDNFPDDAQFVRQYFDVPSSAMYDKIYDSVQKSEPMDSPRQFHFLRDYMISCGKVNSNNNDKYLGIKADKLDDLTEVISKLGEWPVIKGSKWNDTNFNWMSFNNKAGNLGAAKNLFLHLYIELQHGSKKYFLYPQEFEFSYENIKNLQNNITINAYYKYMVDVAKLLGANETQAKIELMESFQFELKLINMSNNNDIALNHVDNASKMSLKEIKEKWPGIEWDKLITVTTESQKKFYYPNETMISIEIHYYITELEKLMKETPKRVQANYAVWKTIRSMIPMVESVTLSKLYVAYSKIRNPSAVFDDIDCFDNLKIKLPELMYSYYVHHFSIDKRAKTHADQLTSDIKKKFLDILSNTYKSDIKTKDKLTAEINSLRFIIGYLDEVFDDKILDGYYQGLEITFDSFLTNNLNVNSFNRKKFREVLEKPINLINWMTIFKLSNPFEIGGINLHVLNTIVIGLERLRTLFFSINRPDHINLATLGVTIGHELGHTIHVSYDGIDEFGIKDNGWSVLADEQFQQTEKCLIEQFSNYSIETTGENLDGSIYLKENIADNIGIQVAYSVYLDWVKKYGPEATFSNLPYNSNQLFWLSYATRWCEPKPFLQQIDLTEEHPPLDKRVNGAFSNSPEFSKDFNCPLGSNMNPIKKCRVF; encoded by the exons ATGATATCAGCCGGAACTTTGAATAATACAATGGACCAGTCATCTGGAAATAAGTTAAATTGTACGACTCGAGGATGTGTAATGGATAATTTGGAATTCG aattcaatttaatgtctaatataaatatgagcGTCGATCCCTgcgataatttttatgaattcgCTTGCGGTAATTTTGATAACTTTCCCGATGATGCACAATTTGTTCGCCAATACTTTGATGTCCCATCGAGCGCcatgtatgataaaatttacgatTCAGTACAAAAAAGCGAACCAATGGATTCTCCGAGGCAATTTCATTTCCTGAGAGACTACATGATTTCTTGTGGAAAAGTGAACTCTAATAACAACGATaagt ATCTTGGTATCAAAGCAGACAAACTGGATGATTTAACAGAAGTAATATCGAAATTAGGCGAGTGGCCCGTTATCAAAGGCTCTAAATGGAACGACACTAATTTTAATTGGATGAGTTTTAATAACAAAGCAGGAAATCTTGGCGCCGCTAAAAACTTATTCcttcatttatatattgaaCTACAACACGgaagtaagaaatatttt TTGTATCCacaagaatttgaattttcgtatgaaaatataaagaatCTCCAGAATAATATCACAATCAATGCTTATTATAAGTATATGGTCGATGTTGCTAAACTTCTTGGTGCGAATGAAACACAAGCAAAAATAGAACTCATGGAATCATTTCAATTTGAACTCAAACTTATCAATATGAGCAATAACAACGATATAGCATTAAATCATGTAGATAACGCCAGCAAAATGTCgctgaaagaaataaaagaaaagtggCCAGGTATTGAATGGGATAAACTGATCACTGTGACAACTGaatcgcaaaaaaaattttactacccAAATGAAACGATGATTTCCATagaaattcattattatataacagaactggaaaaattaatgaaagaaaCTCCAAAAAGAGTCCAAGCCAATTACGCTGTATGGAAGACAATTCGATCTATGATTCCAATGGTTGAATCCGTTACTCTTTCTAAACTTTACGTAgcttattcaaaaataaggaACCCATCTGCAGTCTTTGACGACATCGACTGCTTCGATAATCTTAAAATTAAGTTACCAGAACTTATGTACTCTTACTATGTACATCACTTCTCAATCGACAAACGGGCCAAAACTCATGCAGATCAATTAACTTccgacataaaaaaaaaatttttagatattttgagTAATACGTATAAATCGGATATTAAAACTAAAGATAAACTAACTGCggaaataaattctttaagGTTTATCATCGGATATCTCGACGAAGTCtttgatgataaaatattGGACGGATATTATCAAGGCCTTGAAATAACTTTTGACAGTTTTTTAACGAATAACTTGAACGTGAATTcattcaatcgaaaaaaatttagagaagTTTTGGAGAAgccaataaatttgattaattggATGACTATTTTCAAACTATCTAACCCGTTTGAAATCGGTGGTATCAACTTGCATGTATTGAATACTATTG ttataggTCTCGAAAGATTGAGAACTTTGTTCTTCAGTATTAATCGTCCAGATCACATTAATTTGGCCACGCTTGGAGTCACCATTGGGCATGAATTAGGGCATACCATACACGTTTCTTACGATGGTATTGATGAGTTCGGAATTAAAGACAACGGATGGAGTGTATTGGCAGATGAACAATTTCAGCAAACAGAAAAGTGCTTAATAGAACAATTCTCGAATTATTCTATCGAAACAACTGGAGAAAat CTAGACGGTTCAATCTATTTGAAAGAAAATATTGCTGACAACATTGGTATACAAGTTGCTTATTCGGTCTACCTAGATTGGGTCAAAAAGTATGGACCCGAAGCAACTTTTTCTAATTTGCCTTATAATTCGAATCAGTTGTTTTGGCTGTCATATGCAACTCGATGGTGCGAACCTAAGCCATTTTTGCAGCAAATAGATTTGACCGAGGAGCATCCTCCACTCGATAAACGTGTTAATGGAGCGTTTTCAAACAGCccagaattttcaaaagattTCAATTGTCCCTTGGGCTCTAACATGAATCctattaaaaaatgtagagTATTTTGA